From Strix uralensis isolate ZFMK-TIS-50842 chromosome 1, bStrUra1, whole genome shotgun sequence, a single genomic window includes:
- the LOC141948144 gene encoding uncharacterized protein LOC141948144: MAGGHLAPGGRPGCGGGGGGAGPACAPHGPPLAPSLPGPGSVPSPRLYLAVPGVGTGAPSQPQLRPGSRRHPRPATNALPGVGGKQGRDQDLGFHGDRLPPRRGCYDMVGRPPLRPALPRPGGFPAPPAALRRPHRPPWRQTVPPLSQALGPRRRPPAQARRRKKAFTTTFSTNKAIVELLLLWFSFIYRSTDTSGRERLWTYLALTSFEHNSAGSYT; the protein is encoded by the exons ATGGCGGGTGGGCACCTGGCACCAGGTGGGAGGCCGGGCTGCGGCGGAGGCGGTGGGGGAGCGGGCCCGGCCTGCGCGCCGCACGGCCCGcccctcgctccctccctccctggcccAGGAAGCGTCCCCTCCCCGCGCCTCTACCTGGCGGTGCCCGGGGTGGGAACCGGGGCCCCCTCCCAGCCGCAGCTCCGGCCGGGCTCCCGGCggcacccccgccccgccaccaACGCTctcccgggggtgggggggaagcaggggCGGGACCAGGACCTGGGTTTCCATGGCGATCGActcccgccccggcggggctGCTATGACATGGTGGGGCGGCCTCCGctccgccctgccctgccccgccccggaGGCttccccgctccgcccgccgcccTGCGTCGGCCCCACCGCCCGCCGTGGCGGCAGACGGTCCCACCCCTCAGCCAGGCCCTGGGTCCCCGGCGCCGGCCCCCGGCCCAGGCCCGGCGTCGGAAGAAAGCGTTTACGACCACTTTCTCCACAAATAAAGCAATAGTGGAACTGCTTCTGCTCTGGTTTTCGTTTATTTATAGGTCGACTGATACTAGCG GCAGAGAACGACTTTGGACCTATCTAGCCCTGACCTCCTTTGAACATAACTCGGCAG